A window of the Citrus sinensis cultivar Valencia sweet orange chromosome 9, DVS_A1.0, whole genome shotgun sequence genome harbors these coding sequences:
- the LOC102619795 gene encoding oligopeptide transporter 1-like, whose amino-acid sequence MGSFDEDGVTKTKALEKHQTDIDVNGGEEVNDNPIEEVRLTVPITDDPSQPVLTFRTWILGITSCGLLAFVNQFFGYRQNQLSVGSVSAQILVLPIGKLMAATLPTKQMRVPFTKWSFSLNPGPFNLKEHVLITIFAGCGASGVYAVNIITIVKAFYNRSLHPVAAMLLVQTTQLLGYGWAGIFRKYLVDSPYMWWPSNLVQVSLFRALHEKERRPKGGLTRLQFFLLVFVSSFGYYIIPGYLFPSLSALSFVCLIWKDSITAQKLGSGQHGLGIGSFGLDWSTVAGFLGSPLATPFFAIANILAGYFLFLYVLVPIAYWSNAFEAKKFPLFSSKTFDSDGQVYNITRILNDKAFDLNEIGYRNYSKLYVSVIFAYIYGLSFATLMASISHVALFEGKTIWEMWKKTAAAVNDKFGDVHTRLMKKNYEAVPQWWFQAILVLTFALSLYACEGFGKQLQLPWWGLLLACGMAFFFTLPVGVIQATTNLQTGLNVITELVIGYMYPGKPLANVTFKTYGYISMSQALSFLGDFKLGHYMKVPPKSMFIVQLVGTLVASTAYFGTAWWLLTSIDHICNPSLLPEGSPWTCPGDEVFYNASIIWGVVGPLRMFTNYGNYPQMNWFFLIGFLAPFPGWLLSRKFPEKKWIKNIHMPILLGGPLNLPSAKAVNYTSWAAVGIFFNYYVFRRYKGWWARHNYILSAALDAGVAFMAIMIYFALQSNDIFGPQWWGLDSTDHCPLAKCPIAPGIKADGCPVL is encoded by the exons ATGGGAAGTTTTGATGAAGATGGAGTTACCAAAACTAAGGCACTGGAAAAGCATCAAACTGATATTGATGTCAACG GAGGTGAAGAAGTTAATGACAACCCAATTGAGGAAGTTAGGCTTACTGTGCCAATCACAGATGACCCTTCACAGCCAGTATTAACATTTCGAACATGGATTCTTGGGATAACATCATGTGGCCTTCTGGCATTTGTAAACCAGTTCTTCGGTTACCGCCAGAATCAGCTGTCTGTTGGTTCAGTTTCAGCACAAATTCTTGTTCTCCCAATTGGAAAGCTAATGGCTGCCACACTTCCAACAAAGCAAATGCGAGTCCCATTTACAAAATGGTCGTTTTCATTGAATCCAGGGCCATTCAATCTGAAAGAACATGTGTTAATCACCATTTTTGCTGGCTGTGGAGCAAGTGGTGTTTATGCAGTAAACATAATCACAATTGTCAAGGCTTTTTACAACAGAAGTCTGCATCCAGTAGCAGCCATGTTGCTAGTACAGACTACTCAG CTGCTTGGATACGGGTGGGCCGGTATCTTCAGAAAATACCTTGTCGATTCTCCTTACATGTGGTGGCCTTCAAACCTGGTTCAAGTCTCTTTATTCAG GGCGTTGCATGAGAAGGAAAGGAGACCCAAGGGAGGGTTAACTAGACTACAattctttcttcttgttttcGTATCCAGCTTCGGTTACTACATCATACCAGGATATCTTTTCCCTTCGCTTTCTGCTCTGTCCTTTGTTTGTTTGATATGGAAGGACTCAATTACTGCACAAAAACTTGGTTCAGGCCAACACGGCCTTGGCATTGGCTCCTTTGGTCTTGATTGGTCAACTGTTGCCGGCTTCTTAGGAAGTCCCCTAGCCACACCATTCTTTGCCATTGCCAATATCCTAGCGGGGTACTTTTTGTTTCTCTATGTCCTTGTTCCCATTGCTTATTGGTCTAATGCATTTGAAGCCAAGAAATTCCCGTTGTTTTCCTCCAAAACTTTCGACTCTGATGGCCAAGTCTACAACATTACCAGAATCCTGAATGATAAAGCCTTTGATCTTAACGAAATTGGCTACCGTAATTACAGCAAACTCTATGTTAGTGTGATCTTCGCCTATATATATGGATTGAGCTTCGCAACTCTGATGGCTAGTATTTCACATGTTGCACTTTTCGAGGGAAA AACAATTTGGGAAATGTGGAAAAAGACAGCAGCAGCTGTTAATGACAAGTTTGGTGATGTGCACACCAGACTGATGAAGAAGAATTATGAAGCAGTGCCTCAATGGTGGTTCCAAGCTATCTTGGTCTTAACCTTTGCCCTTTCGCTCTATGCTTGTGAAGGGTTCGGTAAACAGCTTCAGCTTCCATGGTGGGGACTTCTACTAGCTTGTGGCATGGCATTCTTTTTCACATTACCAGTTGGTGTGATTCAGGCCACAACGAACCTG CAAACGGGCCTAAACGTTATAACAGAATTGGTAATCGGGTATATGTATCCTGGGAAGCCCCTTGCTAATGTGACTTTCAAGACCTATGGTTATATCAGCATGTCTCAAGCCCTTAGTTTTCTTGGAGACTTCAAATTAGGACACTATATGAAAGTCCCTCCCAAATCCATGTTCATTGTTCAG TTAGTAGGAACTTTGGTTGCTTCAACTGCCTACTTCGGCACCGCATGGTGGCTTCTCACGTCCATTGATCACATCTGCAACCCAAGCTTGCTGCCGGAGGGGAGTCCCTGGACGTGTCCTGGTGATGAAGTTTTCTACAATGCTTCAATCATCTGGGGAGTTGTTGGACCACTCAGAATGTTTACAAACTACGGCAACTATCCGCAGATGAACTGGTTCTTCCTAATAGGCTTCCTTGCCCCATTTCCAGGATGGCTGCTCTCGCGCAAATTCccagaaaaaaaatggatcaAGAACATCCACATGCCCATCCTCTTGGGAGGACCGTTAAACTTGCCGTCGGCTAAAGCTGTGAACTATACGAGCTGGGCAGCTGTTGGAATCTTCTTCAACTACTATGTCTTCAGAAGATACAAGGGATGGTGGGCGCGACACAACTATATCTTATCAGCTGCTCTTGATGCTGGAGTTGCTTTCATGGCCATAATGATCTACTTCGCGCTGCAGTCGAATGATATCTTTGGTCCACAGTGGTGGGGACTTGATTCGACCGATCATTGTCCTCTGGCAAAATGCCCCATAGCTCCGGGGATCAAGGCTGATGGCTGCCCTGTGCTTTGA
- the LOC102619491 gene encoding oligopeptide transporter 1-like, whose amino-acid sequence MRVSHSAMSFTFQFKDRDMGTYVEGGMLQSMSPENSQTDTRTKGDMEEANDNPIEEVRLTVPITDDPTIPALTFRTWVLGLTSCCLLAFVNQFFGYRQNQLYLSSISAQILVLPIGKLMAATLPSKPIPVPLTPWSFSLNPGPFNLKEHVLITIFAGCGSSGVYAVGIITIVKAFYKRSLHVVPAMMLVQTTQLLGYGWAGLFRKYLVDSPYMWWPANLVQVSLFRALHEEEKRTKGGLTRLQFFVIVFISSFAYYVVPGYLFPSISALSFVCWIWKDSVTAQKLGSGLQGLGMGSFGLDWATVAGFLGSPLATPFFAIANILVGFFLFLYILIPIAYWCNAFEAQRFPLFSSHTFDSDGQIYNVSRILNEKEFSFDREAYDNYSRLYLSVLFAFIYGLGFATLMASISHVALFEGKTIWQMWRKTTAAVKQQFGDVHTRLMKKNYEAVPQWWFHAILIITFALSLFTCEGFDKQFQLPWWGLLLACAMAFFFTLPVGVIQATTNLQPGLNIITEMVIGYMYPGKPLANVAFKTYGYISMVQALGFLGDFKLGHYMKVPPKSMFVVQLVGTIVASTVYFGTAWWLLTSVEHICNPSLLPEGSPWTCPGDDVFYNASIIWGVVGPLRMFTNYGNYPQMNWFFLIGFLAPFPVWLLSRKFPEKKWIKNIHMPLLLAGPGGLPSAKAVNYLSWGAVGIFFNYYVYRRFKGWWARHTYILSAALDAGVAFMGVFLYFTLQSQDIFGPEWWGLAATDHCPLAKCPIAPGIKVQGCPVA is encoded by the exons ATGCGCGTATCCCACTCCGCAATGAGCTTCACATTTCAGTTCAAGGACAGAGATATGGGAACTTATGTTGAAGGCGGCATGCTTCAATCAATGTCACCGGAGAACAGTCAAACTGACACTAGGACAAAAG GAGATATGGAAGAAGCTAACGACAACCCAATTGAGGAAGTGAGGCTCACAGTTCCAATCACTGATGATCCAACGATACCGGCTTTAACATTTAGAACATGGGTTCTGGGGCTAACCTCATGCTGCCTGCTTGCTTTTGTAAACCAGTTCTTTGGTTACCGCCAGAATCAGCTGTACCTGAGTTCTATTTCAGCTCAGATTCTTGTCCTCCCCATAGGGAAGCTAATGGCTGCAACACTGCCATCAAAGCCAATTCCAGTCCCACTTACACCATGGTCATTTTCATTGAATCCAGGGCcttttaatttgaaagaaCATGTTTTGATCACCATTTTTGCCGGCTGCGGATCCAGTGGTGTTTATGCGGTAGGCATAATCACAATTGTCAAGGCTTTCTACAAGAGAAGTCTGCATGTAGTACCGGCCATGATGTTAGTACAAACTACTCAG TTGCTGGGATACGGGTGGGCTGGTTTATTCAGAAAATACCTTGTTGATTCCCCTTACATGTGGTGGCCAGCAAACCTTGTCCAAGTCTCCCTATTCAG GGCACTGCacgaagaagaaaagagaaccAAGGGAGGACTAACCAGGCTACAGTTCTTCGTCATTGTTTTCATATCAAGCTTTGCTTACTACGTCGTGCCAGGATATCTTTTCCCTTCAATATCTGCTCTCTCCTTTGTTTGTTGGATATGGAAGGACTCGGTCACAGCCCAGAAGCTTGGTTCTGGCCTCCAAGGCCTTGGTATGGGCTCCTTCGGCCTTGATTGGGCAACTGTTGCTGGCTTCTTAGGAAGTCCCCTGGCCACACCATTCTTTGCCATTGCCAATATTTTAGTTGGgttctttttgtttctctatATCCTTATTCCCATTGCTTATTGGTGTAATGCATTCGAAGCCCAGAGATTCCCATTATTTTCCTCTCACACTTTTGACTCTGATGGCCAAATTTATAATGTTTCTCGAATCCTCAACGAAAAGGAATTTAGTTTTGATCGTGAAGCCTATGATAATTACAGCAGACTCTATCTCAGTGTCCTGTTTGCCTTCATATATGGCTTGGGCTTTGCAACTCTAATGGCCAGTATTTCGCATGTTGCCCTCTTTGAGGGAAA AACAATTTGGCAAATGTGGAGAAAAACAACTGCTGCAGTCAAACAACAGTTTGGTGATGTGCACACAAGACTGATGAAGAAGAACTATGAAGCCGTGCCCCAATGGTGGTTCCATGCTATCTTGATCATAACGTTTGCCCTTTCCCTCTTCACCTGTGAAGGGTTTGATAAACAGTTTCAGCTTCCATGGTGGGGACTTCTACTAGCTTGTGCCATGGCATTCTTTTTCACATTACCCGTCGGGGTAATTCAAGCAACAACGAACTTG CAACCAGGACTTAACATTATTACAGAGATGGTTATTGGGTACATGTATCCTGGGAAGCCCCTTGCTAATGTGGCTTTCAAGACCTATGGTTATATCAGCATGGTCCAAGCCCTTGGTTTTCTTGGAGACTTCAAATTAGGTCACTATATGAAAGTCCCTCCCAAATCCATGTTCGTTGTTCAG TTAGTGGGAACCATAGTTGCTTCAACTGTCTACTTCGGCACAGCATGGTGGCTTCTTACATCTGTTGAACACATCTGCAACCCAAGTTTGTTGCCGGAGGGGAGCCCCTGGACATGCCCTGGTGATGATGTTTTCTACAATGCTTCAATCATCTGGGGAGTTGTTGGACCACTCAGAATGTTCACAAACTACGGCAACTACCCACAGATGAACTGGTTCTTCCTAATAGGCTTTCTTGCCCCATTTCCAGTGTGGCTGCTTTCGCGCAAATTCCCTGAAAAAAAATGGATCAAGAATATTCACATGCCTCTTCTCTTGGCTGGTCCAGGAGGTTTGCCATCAGCTAAAGCTGTGAACTATTTGAGTTGGGGAGCCGTTGGAATTTTCTTCAACTATTATGTTTACAGAAGGTTCAAGGGATGGTGGGCTAGGCATACCTATATTTTATCAGCAGCTTTGGATGCTGGGGTTGCCTTCATGGGTGTGTTTCTTTACTTCACCCTTCAATCCCAAGATATCTTTGGTCCAGAGTGGTGGGGTCTGGCTGCTACTGATCATTGTCCTCTGGCAAAATGCCCCATCGCACCAGGGATAAAGGTGCAAGGATGCCCAGTGGCCTGA
- the LOC102619201 gene encoding pentatricopeptide repeat-containing protein At5g66520-like, translating to MVTSLCSLHSPLTVSNARSPISNDLDTDLLHNFNSPFELKQAHAHLIKTNTPLSTLPLTRVGLVSALTPSFSYARKIFAHVNEPELVVWNYCLKSFVERDNPVNAILLFYRLRHFDVLPDTFTCSFVLKACTNELDLSNGKIIHGYVVKLGFTFNLVLQNMIVNLYAECGEIWDARLLFEKMSQRDVVTWNIMITQLIKRGDIVEASELFRKMPERSVRSWTGMISGYVQYGKAKEAVELFMEMEEVGVRPNEVTVVAVLAACADLGALDLGRRVHEYSNQSGFRRNIRVCNTLIDMYVKCGCLEGARRVFIEMEERTVFTWSAMIQGFAIHGQAKEALTSFNKMIEIGIKPNGVTFIGLLHACSHMGWVDEGRRFFYSMTTEYGIVPQIEHYGCMVDLLSRAGFLQEAYEFIRNMPIKPNGVVWGALLGGCRVHKNIDLAEEASRQLDQLDPLNNGYHVVLSNIYAEAERWEDVARVRKLMRNLGVKKTPGWSSITVDGVVHEFVAGDETHPQAEKIFQMWEKLLDGMKLKGYIPNTSVVLLDIEEKEKEKFLYRHSEKLALTFGLMNTPPGTPIRIMKNLRVCEDCHAAFKLISEIVNREIVVRDRNRFHCFQAGSCSCGDY from the exons ATGGTTACCTCGCTTTGTTCACTGCACTCTCCATTAACAGTATCAAACGCTCGCTCACCCATTTCAAATGACCTAGATACTGACCTTCTCCACAATTTTAACTCaccatttgagctcaaacAAGCACACGCTCACCTCATCAAAACAAACACTCCTCTTTCAACTCTCCCTTTAACTCGAGTTGGCTTGGTCTCGGCTCTCACTCCTAGTTTCTCATACGCCCGAAAAATCTTTGCACACGTTAATGAACCTGAACTTGTTGTATGGAATTATTGCTTGAAATCATTCGTTGAACGCGATAACCCAGTGAATGCAATCTTGTTGTTTTATCGGTTGCGGCATTTTGATGTTTTGCCTGATACTTTTACTTGTTCTTTTGTGCTGAAAGCGTGTACGAATGAACTGGATCTTTCTAATGGTAAAATTATTCATGGATATGTTGTGAAACTTGGGTTTACGTTCAACTTGGTGCTGCAGAACATGATTGTGAATTTGTACGCTGAGTGTGGAGAAATTTGGGATGCTCGGTtgttgtttgagaaaatgtcgCAAAGAGATGTTGTGACTTGGAATATAATGATAACCCAGTTGATAAAGAGGGGAGATATTGTGGAGGCAAGTGAATTGTTTAGAAAGATGCCAGAGAGGAGTGTTAGGTCATGGACAGGGATGATTTCGGGTTATGTTCAGTACGGGAAGGCGAAGGAGGCTGTGGAACTGTTTATGGAGATGGAAGAGGTGGGCGTGAGGCCAAATGAGGTGACTGTTGTGGCCGTTCTTGCTGCCTGTGCTGATTTGGGTGCATTGGATTTGGGCAGAAGGGTTCATGAGTACTCCAACCAAAGTGGGTTTAGGAGAAATATCAGAGTTTGTAACACGTTGATTGATATGTATGTGAAGTGTGGATGCTTGGAGGGTGCTAGGAGAGTGTTCATTGAGATGGAAGAACGGACAGTTTTTACATGGTCTGCTATGATTCAAGGTTTTGCAATTCATGGACAAGCTAAGGAAGCTCTAAcgagttttaataaaatgattgaaATAGGCATTAAGCCGAATGGAGTTACCTTCATTGGACTGTTGCATGCTTGTAGCCACATGGGATGGGTTGACGAGGGACGTAGATTTTTCTATAGCATGACTACGGAGTATGGAATCGTTCCCCAGATTGAGCACTATGGTTGTATGGTTGACCTTTTAAGCCGTGCTGGGTTCCTTCAAGAGGCTTATGAGTTCATCAGAAACATGCCTATAAAACCAAATGGGGTTGTCTGGGGAGCTCTCCTCGGCGGATGCAGAGTTcacaaaaatattgatttgGCTGAGGAAGCTAGTAGACAACTTGATCAATTGGATCCTCTAAACAATGGATACCATGTGGTTCTATCTAACATTTATGCTGAGGCAGAACGATGGGAGGATGTGGCAAGAGTAAGGAAGTTGATGAGAAATCTAGGTGTGAAGAAGACACCAGGTTGGAGCTCAATCACAGTTGATGGAGTGGTTCATGAGTTTGTGGCTGGCGATGAGACTCATCCACAAGCTgagaagatattccaaatGTGGGAAAAGCTACTAGACGGCATGAAGCTAAAAGGATATATACCTAACACATCAGTTGTTCTGTTGGATatagaagagaaagagaaagagaaatttttgTACCGCCATAGCGAGAAATTGGCTCTAACTTTTGGATTAATGAACACCCCTCCTGGAACACCCATCAGGATAATGAAGAATCTTCGAGTTTGTGAGGACTGTCATGCTGCATTTAAGTTGATCTCAGAAATTGTAAATCGTGAGATAGTTGTGCGAGATAGGAATAGGTTCCATTGTTTCCAAGCTGGCTCTTGTTCTTGCGGGGATTATTG A
- the LOC102618609 gene encoding ER membrane protein complex subunit 8/9 homolog, translating into MGELKYELSQNAYIKLVLQARKHKTAAVNGVLLGRVSPQNDAVVEIADSVPLFHSHLGLLPNLEISLIMIEEHYSAQGLGIVGYFHANERFDDLELDSIAKNIGNHICRYFPQCAVLLLDNKKLEALPKGKDRSPVMQLYIRDASKNWKLVGSDGGCQLLTKEPAANAVLSDYISSEKWQDVVDFDDHLDDISKDWLNPDLFK; encoded by the exons ATGGGCGAGTTGAAATACGAATTGTCACAAAACGCCTACATAAAGCTAGTGCTACAAGCGCGAAAGCACAAGACGGCGGCGGTCAACGGAGTCCTTCTGGGGCGAGTCTCTCCTCAAAACGACGCTGTCGTCGAGATCGCCGACTCCGTCCCTCTCTTTCATTCCCACCTGGGCCTTCTCCCCAATCTCGAGATCTCCCTCATCATG ATAGAAGAGCATTATAGCGCTCAGGGTCTTGGCATTGTGGGGTATTTTCATGCAAATGAGAGGTTTGATGACTTGGAGCTTGATAGCATTGCTAAGAATATTGGCAATCACATTTGCCGGTACTTTCCTCAATGTGCTGTTCTCTTG TTAGATAACAAAAAGCTGGAAGCCTTACCTAAGGGGAAAGACCGGAGTCCTGTTATGCAG CTTTACATAAGGGATGCATCCAAGAACTGGAAGCTAGTTGGATCTGATGGTGGCTGTCAATTGCTAACTAAGGAGCCTGCGGCAAATGCTGTTTTAAGCGATTATATTTCTTCAGAGAAGTGGCAGGATGTTGTAGATTTTGATGATCACCTTGATGACATTAGCAA GGACTGGCTGAACCCTGACCTTTTCAAATGA
- the LOC107176497 gene encoding uncharacterized protein LOC107176497 has product MLPSEFQRRPASEQPAIEESNKADNGNEELHYGYAGFANELDEFKDDYEYEAAVDGSYPDNSDSSHLFGSESDSDRDLDDYESGDDNGDDSEDDFEEQACIRYEKNTGGFEFNFVGDEIVLRPGQLFVNVYEFRKIKTHCPDHTCSRVDDNFEASSNWIAATYLHLFKANPDIKISVIAAGLMQKYGIECNNQRLYRAKRKAFELLGQDYKASYSKLFRYMHALLNSNPGFTVSLERDWFDGAEFPIFKRFFICFNSSRRGFF; this is encoded by the exons ATGCTTCCATCTGAATTTCAGCGACGACCGGCATCTGAACAACCGGCGATTGAAGAGAGTAACAA AGCTGACAATGGAAATGAAGAGCTGCATTATGGTTATGCTGGATTTGCAAATGAACTTGACGAATTTAAAGATGATTATGAGTATGAGGCTGCTGTAGATGGATCATATCCAGATAATTCTGATTCGAGCCATTTATTTGGAAGTGAAAGTGACAGTGACAGAGATCTTGACGATTATGAATCTGGGGATGACAATGGAGATGATTCAGAGGATGATTTTGAAGAACAAGCTTGCATtagatatgaaaaaaatacagGTGGCTTTGAGTTCAATTTTGTTGGAGATGAGATAGTGTTGAGGCCTGGACAGTTGTTTGTCAATGTGTATGAGTTTAGAAAG ATTAAGACTCATTGTCCAGACCACACTTGTTCTAGAGTTGATGATAATTTTGAAGCATCTTCAAATTGGATAGCAGCCACATATCTACATCTATTCAAAGCCAACCCCGACATCAAGATTTCTGTTATTGCAGCTGGTTTAATGCAAAAGTATGGAATTGAATGTAATAATCAGAGGTTGTATAGAGCCAAAAGAAAAGCATTTGAGTTGCTTGGTCAGGACTATAAGGCTAGTTACAGCAAACTATTTAGGTATATGCATGCCTTATTGAATTCTAACCCTGGTTTTACTGTATCTCTTGAAAGGGATTGGTTTGATGGTGCTGAGTTTCCAATATTCAAGAGgttcttcatttgttttaatagcAGTAGAAGAGGATTTTTTTAA